A region from the Aegilops tauschii subsp. strangulata cultivar AL8/78 chromosome 5, Aet v6.0, whole genome shotgun sequence genome encodes:
- the LOC109774394 gene encoding nuclear transcription factor Y subunit A-2 produces MMSFKNHHEGFAGQQLLAAAAAAASQASGGAPLPWWVGSQLLYGEPMGHGKAPPAVPMSMSPPEDACRDGQFQVVPRAQALLDAVPLPQPPMGERGIPEALKFSMAHGKGGNSSEHSAPITLQSPFTEYNDHFELGLGQSVISSNYYSDQQYGLLSYGMRSASSGRMLIPLNMPADAPIYVNAKQYEGILRRRRARAKAEKENRLVKARKPYLHESRHLHAMRRARGSGGRFLNTKKETNGKDTGVGSKAMVGNPLMRSAASLSSEIQHSEQGNPSSVSSLSGSEVTSLYDHEDVDHYHNFEHLRTHFFTPLPSIMDGEHGAGNPFKWAAASDGCCNLLKA; encoded by the exons ATGATGAGCTTCAAGAACCACCACGAGGGATTTGCGGGGCAGCagctgctcgccgccgccgccgccgccgcgagccaGGCCTCCGGAGGGGCGCCGCTGCCCTGGTGGGTTGGGTCCCAGCTGCTGTACGGCGAGCCGATGGGCCACGGGAAGGCGCCGCCGGCCGTGCCCATGTCCATGTCGCCGCCGGAGGATGCCTGCCGGGACGGCCAGTTCCAGGTCGTGCCGAGGGCCCAGGCGCTGCTGGACGCCGTGCCGCTGCCGCAGCCGCCGATGGGGGAGAGGGGCATCCCTGAAGCTCTGAAGTTCTCCATGGCGCATG GTAAAGGAGGGAACAGTTCTGAGCACTCTGCCCCGATCACTCTGCAGTCACCATTCACAGAATATAATGACCACTTTGAGCTGGGCCTTGGCCAATCCGTG ATTTCCTCCAACTACTACTCTGATCAGCAATATGGCCTACTTTCTTATGGAATGAGATCAGCG TCTAGCGGGCGTATGCTTATACCACTGAACATGCCTGCTGATGCGCCGATTTATGTgaatgcaaagcaatatgaaggCATCCTTCGTCGCCGTCGTGCTCGTGCCAAGGCAGAGAAGGAGAATAGGCTGGTCAAGGCCAGAAAG CCATATCTTCACGAGTCACGCCATCTTCATGCAATGCGCCGTGCGAGAGGCTCCGGTGGACGCTTCCTCAACACTAAGAAAGAGACCAATGGAAAAGACACTGGTGTTGGGAGCAAGGCGATGGTTGGTAACCCGCTTATGCGGTCAGCTGCATCTCTCAGTTCAGAGATCCAGCACTCTGAGCAGGGAAACCCAAGCAGTGTCTCCAGCCTGTCTGGCTCAGAGGTGACAAGCTTGTATGATCACGAAGATGTGGACCACTACCACAACTTTGAGCACCTCCGGACACACTTCTTCACCCCGCTCCCGAGCATCATGGACGGTGAGCATGGGGCCGGCAACCCCTTCAAGTGGGCAGCAGCCTCCGATGGCTGCTGCAACCTCCTCAAAGCATGA